The Caenorhabditis elegans chromosome II genome has a segment encoding these proteins:
- the F35C11.3 gene encoding Protein kinase domain-containing protein (Partially confirmed by transcript evidence), whose translation MGTPIAPVKVNMGDKIKDQFTVKKKLGEGACGQVFLVDLIQGKGSAAMKVEPLMKNKEDEILKMEVYVLKKLQNSRHVCRLLGSGKTETYTYMVMSVLGKEIGDVRRRLPQRKMSAPSTVRVFIQLVKALQDMHEAGFVHRDVKPSNMALGVKNEQVVYIFDFGLSRQIMLPDASGKLKLREPRNKSMFRGTVRYCSLNVHLHKEQGRHDDLYGALYAMIETATSTLPWKGKPKKETSALKEKTTDVQLCKGCPKSFLEIATTLRKLTYKETPPYGSFMEKLKADLPKGVKMTDPFEWNLKGALDENNNGNKSDREDAERGGGADTVNEVDESVITEDRADTTSSSKNGEEYAPEDTLDNI comes from the exons ATGGGAACTCCAATTGCGCCAGTGAAAGTCAATATGGGCGACAAAATCAAGGATCAGTTCACTGTGAAGAAAAAGTTGGGAGAAGGTGCTTGTGGTCAGGTTTTCCTCGTGGATCTGATTCAAGGA AAGGGAAGTGCTGCAATGAAAGTAGAACCATTGATGAAGAATAAGGAGGatgaaattcttaaaatggAAGTGTATGTGTTGAAGAAGTTGCAAAA ctCTCGCCACGTTTGTCGTCTTTTGGGGTCCGGGAAAACCGAAACATATACTTACATGGTGATGAGTGTTCTTGGAAAAGAAATTGGAGATGTTCGTCGAAGACTGCCACAGCGTAAAATGTCTGCACCATCAACTGTTCGTGTTTTCATTCAACTTGTCAAAGCTCTCCAG GATATGCATGAAGCTGGGTTTGTTCATCGTGACGTTAAACCTAGCAACATGGCGTTGGGAGTCAAGAACGAACAAGTTGTctacattttcgattttggcTTATCACGTCAGATCATGCTTCCGGATGCAAGTGGCAAGCTGAAATTGAGAGAGCCACGTAACAAGTCAATGTTTCGTGGAACTGTTCGCTATTGTAGTTTGAATGTGCATTTGCATAAGGAGCAA GGGAGACATGATGATTTGTATGGAGCACTGTATGCCATGATCGAGACTGCTACCTCCACTCTTCCTTGGAaaggaaaaccgaaaaaagaaacttctGCTTTGAAAGAGAAGACTACCGATGTTCAGCTGTGCAAG GGTTGTCCAAAATCATTCTTGGAAATTGCGACTACCCTTCGGAAGTTAACTTACAAAGAGACACCTCCATATGGCAGTTTCATGGAGAAGTTGAAGGCTGATCTTCCAAAAGGAGTCAAGAT GACTGATCCATTCGAATGGAACTTGAAAGGTGCATTGGATGAGAACAACAATGGAAACAAGTCGGATCGTGAGGATGCAGAGCGTGGCGGTGGAGCAGATACAGTCAATGAGGTTGATGAGAGTGTGATTACTGAAGATCGTGCAGATACAACTTCTTCGTCAAAGAATGGAGAAGAATATGCTCCAGAAGACACTCTTGACAATATCTAG
- the F35C11.4 gene encoding uncharacterized protein (Confirmed by transcript evidence), giving the protein MAKNIIVSVIWQLFWFSILFPILHVGILAVRGVVPKLGYDERLFPKKLLTNDQALNQHRIKIADGIFKNFTKLTATPTSVEIRVVASDRGNNFLYQTVIFLLEQQYGTFNYSLSICNVESKIFSDLLKFNSIEIPVYTVGERNANSQKVLNSTLNKENEDYWKCLGAETQSRYLLLIEDDSIIIPQFSKLLQSLVIKLDYHESIDFVKLYHPNYLRKLPSYVLMGALSILISFLSCSAIKSLFKSYPILTFLILSIACFLDLRTHGCQFPADFRFYLTGSAYISYPESCCTPAVIFRQSSISNMQNYFRRTVAFNGHAKDHILDESPFTGRQSDINYVTHIGSFSSVRQRSVFLSELRDI; this is encoded by the exons ATGgctaaaaatataattgtttcTGTAATATGGCAgttattttggttttctatTCTATTTCCTATTCTTCATGTCGGAATATTGGCTGTTAGAGGAGTTGTACCCAAACTTGGATACGATGAACGACTTTTTCCAAA GAAACTTTTGACGAACGACCAGGCATTAAACCAGCATCGGATTAAAATTGCAgatggaattttcaaaaattttacaaaattgacaGCAACCCCCACAAGTGTAGAGATTCGAGTTGTTGCTTCAGATCgtggaaataattttctttatcag ACAGTCATATTCTTACTAGAACAGCAATATGGAACGTTCAATTATAGTCTCAGTATTTGCAATGTGGAATCTAAAATATTCTCGGAtcttctaaaatttaattcgaTAGAAATTCCTGTATATACTGTGGGCGAAAGGAATgcaaattctcaaaaagtacTGAATTCAACTCTAAACAAGGAAAATGAAGATTACTGGAAGTGCCTCGGAGCTGAAACACAGTCAAG GTATCTATTATTAATTGAAGATGATTCAATAATAATTCCACAATTCTCAAAGCTTCTACAATCGCTTGTGATAAAATTAGATTATCATGAAAGCATAGATTTTGTGAAGTTGTATCATCCGAATTATCTACGAAAACTTCCATCTTATGTTTTG atGGGTGCCTTATCGAttctaatttcatttttatcatgTTCAGCAATCAAATCACTTTTCAAATCTTATCCAATTTTAACATTCCTAATTCTTTCCATTGCCTGCTTCCTCGATCTCCGAACCCATGGATGCCAG TTCCCAGCCGATTTTCGCTTCTACTTAACCGGTTCTGCATACATATCATATCCCGAATCATGTTGTACACCTGCTGTGATTTTTAGACAATCTTCCATTTCTaatatgcaaaattattttagaagaACCGTCGCTTTCAATG gtCATGCAAAGGATCATATTCTAGATGAATCTCCATTCACGGGTCGACAATCAGATATCAACTACGT
- the F35C11.2 gene encoding Tyrosine-protein phosphatase domain-containing protein (Confirmed by transcript evidence) → MTPTDFMRSFISQSWLEDEIEGSIRQLAGTESQTTQTGGETAEGKEEEVNKNVTPEEAFKAVTVEGPELLNQMHTSAMTYPNTYDKFLNNMDMNRIPHLYCFDHSRVELAPQDGKDDFYNASWVDGYSKKSAYIFAQAPFNDHTEYVFWRMVSERKPSMILVFGDIDEKQKRKAPYDISDRGFEKSFLHEFGAKSLEECELKAKICRKFWPEKGSKKDFPALSIQASDDHSETHMKTFNLTVTEKKQDHQTVLMHFYEWADASKLPEYMLDMRASIKLQYIRSSKKTGVCIGPIMLVCATGVEKCAIYATIDIIVSRITEEHRVGFKETMSAIKMQRFGCFRTVGPYSTACEMLMKFAVTTGVVHDAAIGEKPKPQKSIVGKGPKSGFITKKKPSGK, encoded by the exons ATGACTCCTACGGATTTCATGAGATCATTCATAAGCCAATCTTGGCTGGAGGATGAAATCGAAGGATCAATCCGACAATTGGCTGGCACCGAGTCCCAAACAACTCAAACAGGAGGAGAAACTGCTGAAGGAAAGGAAGAGGAGGTGAACAAGAATGTCACTCCAGAAGAAGCATTCAAGGCTGTTACTGTTGAAGGG cccgAGCTTTTGAACCAAATGCACACCTCCGCAATGACCTATCCAAATACATACGACAAATTCCTCAACAACATGGACATGAATCGTATTCCACACCTCTACTGCTTCGACCACTCGCGTGTTGAGTTGGCTCCACAGGATGGGAAGGATGACTTCTATAATGCTTCATGGGTTGATGGATACAGCAAGAAAT CCGCCTACATCTTCGCTCAAGCTCCATTCAACGACCACACCGAGTATGTTTTCTGGAGAATGGTGTCTGAAAGGAAACCGTCGATGATCCTTGTCTTCGGTGACATTGATGAGAAGCAAAAACGCAAGGCTCCATATGACATCTCGGATCGTGGATTTGAAAAGTCATTCCTTCATGAATTCGGAGCCAAGAGTCTGGAAGAATGTGAGCTCAAAGCCAAGATCTGTCGTAAATTTTGGCCGGAAAAAGGATCGAAGAAAGATTTTCCCGCATTGTCGATTCAAGCATCAGATGATCATTCGGAGACTCATATGAAGACGTTCAATCTGACAGTCACTGAGAAGAAACAAGATCATCAAACTGTTCTCATGCATTTCTATGAGTGGGCGGATGCATCCAAGTTGCCGGAGTACATGTTGGATATGAGAGCTTCG ATCAAACTGCAATACATTCGTAGTTCTAAGAAGACTGGTGTCTGCATTGGTCCGATTATGCTCGTTTGTGCCACTGGAGTTGAAAAATGCGCAATTTATGCAACAATTGACATCATTGTGAGCCGCATCACCGAGGAGCACAGAGTCGGATTCAAGGAAACAATGTCGGCAATCAAGATGCAGAGATTCGGATGTTTCCGTACTGTTGGGCCATACTCGACTGCTTGTGAAATGCTCATGAA gtttgcTGTCACAACTGGTGTTGTACACGATGCAGCGATTGGAGAGAAGCCGAAGCCACAAAAGTCAATTGTTGGAAAGGGACCGAAGAGTGGATTTATCACTAAGAAGAAGCCATCCGGAAAATAG
- the nlp-5 gene encoding Neuropeptide-Like Protein (Product from WormBase gene class nlp;~Confirmed by transcript evidence), with amino-acid sequence MLMKIMVLMGIANIAASFVVSSVRFQSAPMRALIEINRELAKRSVSQLNQYAGFDTLGGMGLGKRSEPDQAGEKRALSTFDSLGGMGLGKRSSSSSRVFVYDKRALQHFSSLDTLGGMGFGRK; translated from the exons ATGTTGATGAAAATTATGGTCTTGATGGGAATTGCCAATATTGCAGCATCTTTTGTG GTTTCCTCGGTCAGATTCCAATCAGCTCCGATGCGCGCGTTGATAGAAATTAACCGAG AACTTGCAAAACGATCAGTCTCACAACTGAATCAGTACGCCGGTTTTGACACTCTTGGAGGAATGGGTCTCGGAAAGCGAAGTGAACCAGATCAAGCAGGAGAGAAAAGAGCATTGAGCACTTTTGATTCACTTGGAG GAATGGGACTCGGTAAacgatcatcatcatcttcgaGAGTTTTTGTGTATGACAAGCGTGCCCTCCAGCACTTTAGCTCATTGGATACTCTTGGTGGAATGGGATTCGGAAGAAAGTGA
- the M110.9 gene encoding DUF148 domain-containing protein (Confirmed by transcript evidence), translating into MIKNIAIVSVVFCAFVSTQRAPSTEVIDKILGSAETKTIEQINKEIDKLVEKLDEKTKQEHKAWKLRVEKDERERKSRIFKVLPKLSTRTQQKLIRIVMTQQNQTLSVGEKERILRHISTSMDNNTKNELARFLSDKDLFSLIY; encoded by the exons ATGATCAAAAATATTGCCATTGTCAGTGTTGTCTTTTGTGCATTTGTCAGCACACAAAGAGCTCCGTCAACGGAAGTTATTGAT aaaatcctcGGTAGTGCAGAAACAAAGACAATAGAGCAGATCAACAAAGAAATTGACAAG ttagtagaaaaattggatgaaaaaacgaaacagGAGCACAAGGCTTGGAAGTTGAGAGTGGAAAAAGATGAAAGAGAACGAAAATCTAGAAtattt aaagttttacCAAAACTATCGACACGAACACAACAAAAACTCATCCGAATAGTGATGACACAACAGAATCAAACACTTTCTGTTGGTGAAAAAGAACGAATTCTGAGGCATATTTCGACTTCAATGGATAATAATACTAAAAATGAGTTGGCAAGATTTCTCTCCGACAAGGATTTGTTTTCGTTAATTTACTGA
- the nte-2 gene encoding Putative patatin-like phospholipase domain-containing protein M110.7 (Confirmed by transcript evidence): protein MLHYLLSVLLLIFENILELCMCITLVILIYYFWPSKQLEDATLQYFPDTTQNSSEVFIDPPERNPIFYPISPLRHKKRSSKEEMTPDKKRDSSEKISKQPPRELFEPNEQEQVPSHIKPEIFFVLKALEGLELPTTWQLDPKDVETLSIDTGSVVLSPGRANDVIVVVISGELGIFTNVSLGDKRYDCNIKTLRSGESYFSQTSIIEILMNEKPNNKYIHLKALTSCRVATYHLTSFHTSFIANPQQWIRTIQVVMTRLQQCTLITCNMYLGIGGKCLNAKRKLPDSGKFKDFNKLTEAEQLNKGVEAIAQAMGIPDQSDKLREKVRKYECQAGTVVTEENSFEIDMIFVVFGKLRLKRGDLEHDDTGTSLTFDVYPGDMLPSMQILTNEPAMCSAKALEKTIYFKICRDEYIQFLFAHPVIYLRLAFHALQFISPFARVFDMAVHWHRIETGQALFRQGDKSDSMHIVMGGRLRAVDSTKIIEEYGRLDLIGITDMAEKRPRRNTVMAVRFSHIVCIPENLLSFVKIRYPQVGNKLLKLISKCWKAPTPETMSHVETTRNQNLRTIAIVPASRRVPLTEFTCELYNQLSKHVKTLRLSSSVVENYFESEVITKKADYGLMHWLNVQEIAYSLVLYQCDFHKTNWTRRCLRMADAILMVALGTESKEEQVLAEALLSCNEKGVRQSKELVFLWPIDTPTPSGTAAWIKESYYSGYHHLRAPNRLFSFPLKTREKKIVEYYETTVYGEISYQSDFSRLARILTGNAIGIVFGGGGARGAAHAGALRALIEKKVQIDMVGGTSIGALFGSLYATTPDIRAVGRMKDFFTDRLRNNILDVVRDLTWPYCGILTGHRFNLCVQRMLNDVNIEDCWVSFFCITTDLTSSSMRIHRNGIMWPVVRSSMSIAGYVPPICDPQDGHLLLDGAYVNNLPADIMRSLGANVVIAIDVGMSDDNTNLRNYGFSISGTWCLFKRWWPFGEELRVLNMNEVQNRLAYVCCVNQMEIVKNAQYCYYVKLPIESFGIFDFSKFDQAAQIGYDITKQKMEEFFEDSVATRRKLLGCARNVRQTPQKSKNDNILSFVNMPVLPKPPSDIKSD, encoded by the exons ATGTTACATTACCTGTTGTCGGTATtacttttaatatttgaaaac ATATTAGAATTATGTATGTGTATTACATTGGTGATACTTATCTATTACTTCTGGCCTAGTAAACAACTCGAAGATGCTACTTTGCAAT ATTTCCCTGACACTACTCAAAATAGCTCGGAAGTGTTCATTGATCCGCCGGAGCGAAATCCAATATTCTATCCAATCAGTCCATTAAGACACAAGAAAAG ATCAAGCAAGGAGGAGATGACACCAGATAAGAAACGAGACTCTAGTGAAAAGATTTCAAAGCAGCCTCCCAGAGAACTTTTCGAGCCAAACGAGCAAGAACAAGTACCATCACACATCAAACCGGAAATATTCTTCGTTTTGAAAGCATTAGAAGGCCTTGAATTACCCACAACATGGCAATTAGACCCGAAAGATGTTGAAACATTGTCAATTGATACAGGAAGTGTAGTGTTGTCTCCTGGACGTGCTAATGATGTAATAGTGGTTGTGATTTCTGGAGAATTGGGTATTTTTACAAATGTTAGTTTG GGTGACAAGCGTTACGACTGCAATATTAAAACACTTAGAAGTGGTGAATCATATTTCTCACAAACTTCCATCATCGAAATTTTGATG AATGAGAAACCAAATAATAAGTACATCCATCTGAAAGCTTTGACAAGTTGCCGAGTTGCTACTTATCACCTTACTTCATTTCATACTTCATTCATCGCGAATCCTCAGCAATGGATTCGTACAATTCAAGTCGTGATGACACGTTTACAGCAATGTACACTTATTACATGTAACATGTATTTGGGAATTGGTGGAAAGTGTTTGAATGCG AAGCGAAAACTTCctgattctggaaaattcaaagacTTCAATAAACTCACTGAAGCTGAACAATTGAACAAAGGCGTTGAAGCAATAGCTCAAGCAATGGGAATACCGGATCAATCTGATAAGCTTCGAGAAAAA gtgAGAAAATACGAATGCCAAGCAGGAACTGTGGTTACTGAAGAgaattcatttgaaattgatatgATATTTGTGGTCTTCGGAAAACTGCGACTGAAAAGA GGTGATCTGGAACATGATGATACTGGAACATCGCTGACATTTGATGTTTATCCTGGAGACATGCTTCCATCCATGCAAATACTGACGAATGAACCAGCAATGTGCAGTGCAAAAGCTTTGgaaaaaacgatttatttcaaaatttgtagagATGAATACATTCA attcCTTTTTGCACATCCTGTTATATATCTCCGATTAGCATTTCATGCACTTCAATTTATTTCTCCATTTGCTCGAGTCTTCGATATGGCTGTTCATTGGCATCGAATTGAAACTGGACAAGCATTGTTTAG gCAAGGTGATAAATCAGATTCGATGCATATTGTGATGGGTGGACGTCTTCGAGCTGTTGACTCTACGAAAATAATTGAGGAGTATGGTAGATTGGATCTAATCGGAATCACTGATATGGCTGAGAAACGACCAAGAAGGAACACGGTGATGGCTGTCAGATTCTCTCATATTGTGTGCATTCCCGAGAATTTGCTGAGTTTTGTCAAGATTCGTTATCCACAG GTGGGAAACAAGCTTCTCAAATTGATAAGTAAATGCTGGAAAGCCCCTACACCGGAAACAATGAGCCACGTGGAGACTACAAGAAATCAAAATCTTCGAACAATTGCTATAGTTCCAGCATCAAGACGTGTCCCGTTGACAGAATTTACTTGTGAACTGTACAATCAACTGTCGAAGCATGTCAAAACACTTCGACTGAGTAGTTCCGTTGTTGAGAACTATTTTGAGTCAGAAGTAATTACAAAGAAAGCAGATTATGGATTGATGCATTGGTTGAATGTTCAAGAAATTGCATATTCGTTGGTACTTTATCAATGTGACTTCCATAAAACGAATTGGACGAGGCGGTGCTTAAGAATGGCTGACGCAATTTTGATGGTGGCACTTGGAACAGAAAGTAAAGAAGAACAAGTTTTG gctGAAGCACTATTGTCATGCAATGAAAAGGGGGTCCGTCAATCAAAAGAGCTTGTATTTTTATGGCCAATCGATACACCAACACCAAGTGGTACAGCTGCTTGGATTAAAGAATCATATTATTCTGGATATCATCATCTACGAGCTCCAAATagacttttcagttttcctttGAAAACTCGAGAGAAAAAG ATCGTTGAATACTATGAAACAACGGTGTATGGTGAAATCAGCTATCAGTCCGACTTTTCAAGACTTGCTCGAATTCTGACTGGAAATGCAATTGGCATTGTatttggtggtggtggagctcGTGGAGCTGCTCATGCAGGTGCTCTTCGTGCATTGATTGAGAAGAAAGTTCAAATTGATATGGTTGGAGGAACATCAATTGGAGCACTCTTTGGATCACTCTATGCAACTACTCCAGATATTCGTGCAGTCGGGAGAATGAAGGACTTTTTCAcc gatCGATTGAGGAATAATATTCTTGATGTCGTTCGAGATTTAACATGGCCATACTGTGGAATTCTGACGGGTCATCGATTCAACTT GTGTGTTCAACGAATGTTGAATGACGTTAATATTGAAGATTGTTGGGTTTCATTCTTTTGTATTACAACCGATCTAAC atcTTCATCTATGAGAATCCATCGAAATGGTATTATGTGGCCTGTTGTTCGTAGTTCCATGTCTATTGCTGGTTATGTACCGCCCATTTGTGATCCACAGGATGGTCACTTGTTATTAGATGGAGCATATGTCAACAATTTACCAGCAGATATTATGAg GTCTCTTGGTGCTAATGTAGTGATTGCAATTGATGTTGGAATGTCAGATGATAACACTAATTTGAGAAATTATGGATTTTCAATAAGTG gaACGTGGTGTTTATTCAAACGTTGGTGGCCATTTGGAGAAGAACTTCGCGTTTTGAATATGAACGAAGTACAGAATCGTCTCGCGTACGTTTGCTGTGTCAATCAGatggaaattgtcaaaaatgctcaatatTGTTATTATGTCAAACTTCCGATTGAAAGCTTTGGTATCTtcgatttctcaaaattcgaCCAGGCAGCT caaattggaTATGACATCACTAAGCAAAAGATGGAAGAATTCTTTGAGGACTCAGTGGCCACCAGAAGAAAGTTGCTTGGATGTGCAAGAAACGTCCGACAAACtcctcaaaaatcgaaaaatgataaCATTTTGTCATTTGTCAATATGCCTGTTCTTCCAAAACCACCCAGCGATATCAAATCAGATTGA